One window of Elaeis guineensis isolate ETL-2024a chromosome 11, EG11, whole genome shotgun sequence genomic DNA carries:
- the LOC105032472 gene encoding heterodimeric geranylgeranyl pyrophosphate synthase small subunit, chloroplastic produces the protein MQIINLLNSGSQTKRSDITKEKNPKKARKKGLNRPIRPQFMAFSALFFSPNFALPKMFPPRPLTPKFPLLRCSSTSPAAAAAASFDLRGYWTTLLPQIESQLDAALPVRFPERIFEAMRYSVLAGGGKRAPPIMCIAACELVGGDRSAAFPTACALEMIHAASLVHDDLPCFDAAPLRRGRPSTHARFGVDMAVLAGDALFPLAFSHVVARTPRDLVPPATVLRALAEIARAVGSTGMAAGQFLDLTGAAAAGEADVVAVLEKKFGEMAECSAVCGGILGGAGEEEAEGLRRYGRAVGVLYELVDDILMADAGSNGKMRSNARAVAALGMERAMEMVGELQGKAKRELQRFGDKYGDRVLPLYSFVDYAVERGFVVEAGGEGEVAAASASASATGDGNSDIGVDGNSGPPSGE, from the coding sequence ATGCAAATCATCAATTTGCTGAATAGTGGAAGCCAAACAAAGAGATCGGatataacaaaagaaaaaaatccaaAGAAAGCGAGAAAAAAAGGGCTTAATCGCCCGATCCGACCTCAATTCATGGCCTTCTCAGCCCTCTTCTTCTCCCCCAACTTCGCCCTTCCCAAAATGTTCCCACCACGTCCCCTAACCCCCAAATTCCCCCTCCTCCGCTGTTCCTCCACCTCCcctgccgccgccgccgccgcctcctTCGACCTTCGCGGCTACTGGACGACGCTGCTTCCCCAGATCGAGTCCCAGCTCGACGCTGCCCTCCCCGTCCGCTTCCCGGAGAGGATCTTCGAGGCGATGCGCTACTCCGTCCTAGCCGGCGGCGGCAAGCGCGCCCCTCCCATCATGTGCATCGCCGCCTGCGAGCTCGTCGGCGGCGACCGCTCCGCCGCCTTCCCCACCGCCTGCGCCCTCGAGATGATCCACGCCGCCTCCCTCGTCCACGACGACCTCCCCTGCTTCGACGCCGCCCCGCTccgccgcggccgcccctccaCCCACGCCCGCTTCGGCGTCGACATGGCTGTCCTCGCCGGCGACGCCCTCTTCCCCCTCGCCTTCAGCCATGTCGTCGCCCGGACCCCGCGGGACCTTGTCCCCCCAGCCACCGTCCTCCGCGCCCTCGCCGAGATCGCCCGCGCCGTCGGCTCCACCGGCATGGCTGCCGGCCAGTTCCTCGACCTCACCGGCGCCGCCGCCGCCGGGGAGGCGGATGTCGTCGCCGTgctcgagaagaagttcggcgAGATGGCGGAGTGCTCGGCGGTGTGCGGAGGGATCCTGGGCGGCGCCGGCGAGGAGGAGGCGGAAGGGCTGAGGAGGTACGGGAGGGCGGTGGGGGTGCTGTACGAGCTGGTGGACGACATACTGATGGCGGACGCGGGGTCGAACGGGAAGATGCGGAGCAACGCCAGGGCCGTGGCGGCGCTCGGGATGGAGAGGGCCATGGAAATGGTGGGGGAGCTCCAGGGGAAGGCCAAGAGGGAGCTACAGAGGTTCGGGGACAAGTATGGGGACCGAGTGCTGCCTCTCTATAGCTTCGTCGATTACGCCGTCGAGAGGGGATTCGTCGTCGAAgctggaggagaaggagaagttGCTGCTGCTTCTGCCTCTGCTTCTGCGACTGGTGATGGAAATAGTGATATTGGAGTGGATGGTAACTCTGGACCTCCTTCTGGAGAGTGA
- the LOC105032486 gene encoding high mobility group B protein 9 isoform X4: protein MLGELEGDGEKEQELGKGKEIVGEEGEEMRESRAMVEKRQDKLYPAPLVSHEEVVSDRSVFMDTLRQFHATMGTKFMVPVIGGKDLDLHLLYILVTQKGGIEKVIVEKRWREVIAAFNFPRTTTSASFVLRKYYLSLLHQYEQVYFFGAQGPLILPSACLQTKTLHRKLDQNESVLDPAMAAYRRRKRTFPANGNGLAAFASIPRAPTIEQGRLATGKYNLPVTGRIVGKFEHGYFVTVNIGLQTLHGILYHAPQPSASSSIATQNNAMVPYVPQTQSRRRQRRHRNRDPDHPKPNRSAYNFFFAEKHAKLKVLYPNRERDFSKMIGEAWNQLTEEERKVYDEYGMRDKERYRREKQEYKERLKLAQTEAVRAKFTWDKPSQVNSEG from the exons ATGTTGGGAGAACTGGAGGGAGATGGTGAGAAAGAACAGGAGTTGGGTAAAGGGAAAGAGATTGTAGGGGAAGAGGGTGAAGAAATGAGAGAAAGTAGAGCTATGGTTGAGAAGAGGCAGGATAAGCTTTATCCTGCTCCATTGGTTTCCCATGAGGAGGTTGTAAGCGACCGTTCTGTTTTCATGGACACCCTCCGGCAGTTCCATGCTACCATGGGTACAAAGTTCAT GGTGCCTGTGATAGGAGGCAAGGATCTTGACTTACATCTCCTCTATATTCTAGTCACTCAGAAGGGGGGTATTGAAAAG GTCATTGTGGAGAAAAGATGGAGGGAGGTCATTGCCGCATTCAACTTTCCTCGCACCACCACGAGTGCATCTTTTGTACTTAGAAAGTATTATTTAAGTCTTTTACATCAGTACGAGCAAGTGTATTTCTTTGGAGCTCAAGGCCCTCTCATACTTCCATCAG CTTGTTTGCAAACTAAGACTCTCCATAGAAAGCTTGATCAAAATGAGTCTGTTTTGGACCCAGCCATGGCAGCATACAGGAGGAGGAAGAGAACATTCCCAG CTAATGGCAATGGACTTGCAGCATTTGCTTCCATCCCTCGTGCCCCCACTATTGAGCAAGGTAGGCTGGCAACAG GGAAATATAATCTTCCAGTTACAGGAAGGATCGTTGGGAAGTTCGAGCATGGTTACTTTGTTACGGTGAACATTGGCTTGCAGACCCTTCATGGAATACTATATCATGCTCCCCAGCCTTCAGCCTCTTCCTCCATAGCAACTCAAAACAATGCTATGGTCCCATATGTTCCCCAAACGCAATCAAGACGCAGGCAGAGAAGGCACCGAAACCGTGACCCAGACCATCCGAAGCCCAACAGAAGTGCCTACAACTTTTTCTTTGCTGAGAAGCATGCTAAACTGAAGGTTCTCTATCCTAATAGGGAACGAGATTTCAGCAAAATGATAGGAGAGGCCTGGAATCAGCTCACTGAAGAGGAGAGGAAG GTGTATGATGAGTATGGAATGAGGGATAAGGAGAGATATAGGAGAGAGAAACAGGAATACAAGGAGAGGTTGAAGCTAGCGCAAACAGAGGCAGTGAGAGCAAAATTCACTTGGGATAAGCCATCCCAAGTGAATTCTGAAGGTTGA
- the LOC105032486 gene encoding high mobility group B protein 9 isoform X3: MLGELEGDGEKEQELGKGKEIVGEEGEEMRESRAMVEKRQDKLYPAPLVSHEEVVSDRSVFMDTLRQFHATMGTKFMVPVIGGKDLDLHLLYILVTQKGGIEKVIVEKRWREVIAAFNFPRTTTSASFVLRKYYLSLLHQYEQVYFFGAQGPLILPSACLQTKTLHRKLDQNESVLDPAMAAYRRRKRTFPGSQSNANGNGLAAFASIPRAPTIEQGRLATGKYNLPVTGRIVGKFEHGYFVTVNIGLQTLHGILYHAPQPSASSSIATQNNAMVPYVPQTQSRRRQRRHRNRDPDHPKPNRSAYNFFFAEKHAKLKVLYPNRERDFSKMIGEAWNQLTEEERKVYDEYGMRDKERYRREKQEYKERLKLAQTEAVRAKFTWDKPSQVNSEG; the protein is encoded by the exons ATGTTGGGAGAACTGGAGGGAGATGGTGAGAAAGAACAGGAGTTGGGTAAAGGGAAAGAGATTGTAGGGGAAGAGGGTGAAGAAATGAGAGAAAGTAGAGCTATGGTTGAGAAGAGGCAGGATAAGCTTTATCCTGCTCCATTGGTTTCCCATGAGGAGGTTGTAAGCGACCGTTCTGTTTTCATGGACACCCTCCGGCAGTTCCATGCTACCATGGGTACAAAGTTCAT GGTGCCTGTGATAGGAGGCAAGGATCTTGACTTACATCTCCTCTATATTCTAGTCACTCAGAAGGGGGGTATTGAAAAG GTCATTGTGGAGAAAAGATGGAGGGAGGTCATTGCCGCATTCAACTTTCCTCGCACCACCACGAGTGCATCTTTTGTACTTAGAAAGTATTATTTAAGTCTTTTACATCAGTACGAGCAAGTGTATTTCTTTGGAGCTCAAGGCCCTCTCATACTTCCATCAG CTTGTTTGCAAACTAAGACTCTCCATAGAAAGCTTGATCAAAATGAGTCTGTTTTGGACCCAGCCATGGCAGCATACAGGAGGAGGAAGAGAACATTCCCAGGTTCCCAATCAAATG CTAATGGCAATGGACTTGCAGCATTTGCTTCCATCCCTCGTGCCCCCACTATTGAGCAAGGTAGGCTGGCAACAG GGAAATATAATCTTCCAGTTACAGGAAGGATCGTTGGGAAGTTCGAGCATGGTTACTTTGTTACGGTGAACATTGGCTTGCAGACCCTTCATGGAATACTATATCATGCTCCCCAGCCTTCAGCCTCTTCCTCCATAGCAACTCAAAACAATGCTATGGTCCCATATGTTCCCCAAACGCAATCAAGACGCAGGCAGAGAAGGCACCGAAACCGTGACCCAGACCATCCGAAGCCCAACAGAAGTGCCTACAACTTTTTCTTTGCTGAGAAGCATGCTAAACTGAAGGTTCTCTATCCTAATAGGGAACGAGATTTCAGCAAAATGATAGGAGAGGCCTGGAATCAGCTCACTGAAGAGGAGAGGAAG GTGTATGATGAGTATGGAATGAGGGATAAGGAGAGATATAGGAGAGAGAAACAGGAATACAAGGAGAGGTTGAAGCTAGCGCAAACAGAGGCAGTGAGAGCAAAATTCACTTGGGATAAGCCATCCCAAGTGAATTCTGAAGGTTGA
- the LOC105032486 gene encoding high mobility group B protein 9 isoform X1 — MLGELEGDGEKEQELGKGKEIVGEEGEEMRESRAMVEKRQDKLYPAPLVSHEEVVSDRSVFMDTLRQFHATMGTKFMVPVIGGKDLDLHLLYILVTQKGGIEKVIVEKRWREVIAAFNFPRTTTSASFVLRKYYLSLLHQYEQVYFFGAQGPLILPSACLQTKTLHRKLDQNESVLDPAMAAYRRRKRTFPGSQSNASCSVPQLLPPMGSQQTIANGNGLAAFASIPRAPTIEQGRLATGKYNLPVTGRIVGKFEHGYFVTVNIGLQTLHGILYHAPQPSASSSIATQNNAMVPYVPQTQSRRRQRRHRNRDPDHPKPNRSAYNFFFAEKHAKLKVLYPNRERDFSKMIGEAWNQLTEEERKVYDEYGMRDKERYRREKQEYKERLKLAQTEAVRAKFTWDKPSQVNSEG; from the exons ATGTTGGGAGAACTGGAGGGAGATGGTGAGAAAGAACAGGAGTTGGGTAAAGGGAAAGAGATTGTAGGGGAAGAGGGTGAAGAAATGAGAGAAAGTAGAGCTATGGTTGAGAAGAGGCAGGATAAGCTTTATCCTGCTCCATTGGTTTCCCATGAGGAGGTTGTAAGCGACCGTTCTGTTTTCATGGACACCCTCCGGCAGTTCCATGCTACCATGGGTACAAAGTTCAT GGTGCCTGTGATAGGAGGCAAGGATCTTGACTTACATCTCCTCTATATTCTAGTCACTCAGAAGGGGGGTATTGAAAAG GTCATTGTGGAGAAAAGATGGAGGGAGGTCATTGCCGCATTCAACTTTCCTCGCACCACCACGAGTGCATCTTTTGTACTTAGAAAGTATTATTTAAGTCTTTTACATCAGTACGAGCAAGTGTATTTCTTTGGAGCTCAAGGCCCTCTCATACTTCCATCAG CTTGTTTGCAAACTAAGACTCTCCATAGAAAGCTTGATCAAAATGAGTCTGTTTTGGACCCAGCCATGGCAGCATACAGGAGGAGGAAGAGAACATTCCCAGGTTCCCAATCAAATG CCTCTTGCTCTGTCCCTCAGCTCCTTCCTCCTATGGGAAGCCAGCAAACAATAG CTAATGGCAATGGACTTGCAGCATTTGCTTCCATCCCTCGTGCCCCCACTATTGAGCAAGGTAGGCTGGCAACAG GGAAATATAATCTTCCAGTTACAGGAAGGATCGTTGGGAAGTTCGAGCATGGTTACTTTGTTACGGTGAACATTGGCTTGCAGACCCTTCATGGAATACTATATCATGCTCCCCAGCCTTCAGCCTCTTCCTCCATAGCAACTCAAAACAATGCTATGGTCCCATATGTTCCCCAAACGCAATCAAGACGCAGGCAGAGAAGGCACCGAAACCGTGACCCAGACCATCCGAAGCCCAACAGAAGTGCCTACAACTTTTTCTTTGCTGAGAAGCATGCTAAACTGAAGGTTCTCTATCCTAATAGGGAACGAGATTTCAGCAAAATGATAGGAGAGGCCTGGAATCAGCTCACTGAAGAGGAGAGGAAG GTGTATGATGAGTATGGAATGAGGGATAAGGAGAGATATAGGAGAGAGAAACAGGAATACAAGGAGAGGTTGAAGCTAGCGCAAACAGAGGCAGTGAGAGCAAAATTCACTTGGGATAAGCCATCCCAAGTGAATTCTGAAGGTTGA
- the LOC105032486 gene encoding high mobility group B protein 9 isoform X5, translated as MLGELEGDGEKEQELGKGKEIVGEEGEEMRESRAMVEKRQDKLYPAPLVSHEEVVSDRSVFMDTLRQFHATMGTKFMVPVIGGKDLDLHLLYILVTQKGGIEKVIVEKRWREVIAAFNFPRTTTSASFVLRKYYLSLLHQYEQVYFFGAQGPLILPSACLQTKTLHRKLDQNESVLDPAMAAYRRRKRTFPGSQSNANGNGLAAFASIPRAPTIEQGKYNLPVTGRIVGKFEHGYFVTVNIGLQTLHGILYHAPQPSASSSIATQNNAMVPYVPQTQSRRRQRRHRNRDPDHPKPNRSAYNFFFAEKHAKLKVLYPNRERDFSKMIGEAWNQLTEEERKVYDEYGMRDKERYRREKQEYKERLKLAQTEAVRAKFTWDKPSQVNSEG; from the exons ATGTTGGGAGAACTGGAGGGAGATGGTGAGAAAGAACAGGAGTTGGGTAAAGGGAAAGAGATTGTAGGGGAAGAGGGTGAAGAAATGAGAGAAAGTAGAGCTATGGTTGAGAAGAGGCAGGATAAGCTTTATCCTGCTCCATTGGTTTCCCATGAGGAGGTTGTAAGCGACCGTTCTGTTTTCATGGACACCCTCCGGCAGTTCCATGCTACCATGGGTACAAAGTTCAT GGTGCCTGTGATAGGAGGCAAGGATCTTGACTTACATCTCCTCTATATTCTAGTCACTCAGAAGGGGGGTATTGAAAAG GTCATTGTGGAGAAAAGATGGAGGGAGGTCATTGCCGCATTCAACTTTCCTCGCACCACCACGAGTGCATCTTTTGTACTTAGAAAGTATTATTTAAGTCTTTTACATCAGTACGAGCAAGTGTATTTCTTTGGAGCTCAAGGCCCTCTCATACTTCCATCAG CTTGTTTGCAAACTAAGACTCTCCATAGAAAGCTTGATCAAAATGAGTCTGTTTTGGACCCAGCCATGGCAGCATACAGGAGGAGGAAGAGAACATTCCCAGGTTCCCAATCAAATG CTAATGGCAATGGACTTGCAGCATTTGCTTCCATCCCTCGTGCCCCCACTATTGAGCAAG GGAAATATAATCTTCCAGTTACAGGAAGGATCGTTGGGAAGTTCGAGCATGGTTACTTTGTTACGGTGAACATTGGCTTGCAGACCCTTCATGGAATACTATATCATGCTCCCCAGCCTTCAGCCTCTTCCTCCATAGCAACTCAAAACAATGCTATGGTCCCATATGTTCCCCAAACGCAATCAAGACGCAGGCAGAGAAGGCACCGAAACCGTGACCCAGACCATCCGAAGCCCAACAGAAGTGCCTACAACTTTTTCTTTGCTGAGAAGCATGCTAAACTGAAGGTTCTCTATCCTAATAGGGAACGAGATTTCAGCAAAATGATAGGAGAGGCCTGGAATCAGCTCACTGAAGAGGAGAGGAAG GTGTATGATGAGTATGGAATGAGGGATAAGGAGAGATATAGGAGAGAGAAACAGGAATACAAGGAGAGGTTGAAGCTAGCGCAAACAGAGGCAGTGAGAGCAAAATTCACTTGGGATAAGCCATCCCAAGTGAATTCTGAAGGTTGA
- the LOC105032486 gene encoding high mobility group B protein 9 isoform X2: protein MLGELEGDGEKEQELGKGKEIVGEEGEEMRESRAMVEKRQDKLYPAPLVSHEEVVSDRSVFMDTLRQFHATMGTKFMVPVIGGKDLDLHLLYILVTQKGGIEKVIVEKRWREVIAAFNFPRTTTSASFVLRKYYLSLLHQYEQVYFFGAQGPLILPSACLQTKTLHRKLDQNESVLDPAMAAYRRRKRTFPGSQSNASCSVPQLLPPMGSQQTIANGNGLAAFASIPRAPTIEQGKYNLPVTGRIVGKFEHGYFVTVNIGLQTLHGILYHAPQPSASSSIATQNNAMVPYVPQTQSRRRQRRHRNRDPDHPKPNRSAYNFFFAEKHAKLKVLYPNRERDFSKMIGEAWNQLTEEERKVYDEYGMRDKERYRREKQEYKERLKLAQTEAVRAKFTWDKPSQVNSEG, encoded by the exons ATGTTGGGAGAACTGGAGGGAGATGGTGAGAAAGAACAGGAGTTGGGTAAAGGGAAAGAGATTGTAGGGGAAGAGGGTGAAGAAATGAGAGAAAGTAGAGCTATGGTTGAGAAGAGGCAGGATAAGCTTTATCCTGCTCCATTGGTTTCCCATGAGGAGGTTGTAAGCGACCGTTCTGTTTTCATGGACACCCTCCGGCAGTTCCATGCTACCATGGGTACAAAGTTCAT GGTGCCTGTGATAGGAGGCAAGGATCTTGACTTACATCTCCTCTATATTCTAGTCACTCAGAAGGGGGGTATTGAAAAG GTCATTGTGGAGAAAAGATGGAGGGAGGTCATTGCCGCATTCAACTTTCCTCGCACCACCACGAGTGCATCTTTTGTACTTAGAAAGTATTATTTAAGTCTTTTACATCAGTACGAGCAAGTGTATTTCTTTGGAGCTCAAGGCCCTCTCATACTTCCATCAG CTTGTTTGCAAACTAAGACTCTCCATAGAAAGCTTGATCAAAATGAGTCTGTTTTGGACCCAGCCATGGCAGCATACAGGAGGAGGAAGAGAACATTCCCAGGTTCCCAATCAAATG CCTCTTGCTCTGTCCCTCAGCTCCTTCCTCCTATGGGAAGCCAGCAAACAATAG CTAATGGCAATGGACTTGCAGCATTTGCTTCCATCCCTCGTGCCCCCACTATTGAGCAAG GGAAATATAATCTTCCAGTTACAGGAAGGATCGTTGGGAAGTTCGAGCATGGTTACTTTGTTACGGTGAACATTGGCTTGCAGACCCTTCATGGAATACTATATCATGCTCCCCAGCCTTCAGCCTCTTCCTCCATAGCAACTCAAAACAATGCTATGGTCCCATATGTTCCCCAAACGCAATCAAGACGCAGGCAGAGAAGGCACCGAAACCGTGACCCAGACCATCCGAAGCCCAACAGAAGTGCCTACAACTTTTTCTTTGCTGAGAAGCATGCTAAACTGAAGGTTCTCTATCCTAATAGGGAACGAGATTTCAGCAAAATGATAGGAGAGGCCTGGAATCAGCTCACTGAAGAGGAGAGGAAG GTGTATGATGAGTATGGAATGAGGGATAAGGAGAGATATAGGAGAGAGAAACAGGAATACAAGGAGAGGTTGAAGCTAGCGCAAACAGAGGCAGTGAGAGCAAAATTCACTTGGGATAAGCCATCCCAAGTGAATTCTGAAGGTTGA